The proteins below come from a single Thermodesulfobacteriota bacterium genomic window:
- a CDS encoding ABC transporter substrate binding protein, whose product MAGRKSLISWLAALLLLGTCLAGSGWAAGPVVVLLSDDDQAYGAPLAAFNSELALPVQVFQLGGDVQRAPAVMGQILAARPALIFALGAKAAYVAKTWTADYPEIPVLFAMVLNWERYQLAEGQANVTGVALETGPGSLFAYLAMICPQAQRIGVVYSQEHSGQMVAEARVQAALLGLELVAEPLSRPQDLQPVVRGMEGRIDAFWIIPDPVLYTLDNIGWLTKRCVRDRLPCLGPSRSIASVGLLAAVDPDHTAIGHQAAAMARRLLAGEPARELGVEPPLGTRLILNTRTAGRIGLTLNREALGLSSEIIDGAGE is encoded by the coding sequence ATGGCTGGCAGGAAATCCCTCATTAGCTGGCTGGCAGCCCTGCTGCTGCTCGGCACCTGCCTGGCCGGCTCCGGTTGGGCGGCAGGCCCGGTGGTCGTGCTCCTGAGCGACGACGACCAGGCCTATGGTGCGCCGCTGGCGGCCTTCAATTCCGAGCTGGCTCTGCCGGTCCAAGTGTTCCAGCTGGGGGGGGATGTGCAACGGGCGCCGGCGGTGATGGGCCAGATCCTCGCCGCCCGGCCTGCCCTGATCTTTGCCCTGGGCGCCAAGGCGGCCTATGTCGCCAAGACCTGGACCGCCGATTACCCCGAGATCCCGGTGCTCTTTGCCATGGTCCTCAACTGGGAGCGCTACCAGCTGGCCGAGGGCCAGGCCAATGTCACCGGGGTCGCCCTGGAGACCGGGCCCGGCAGCCTCTTTGCCTATCTGGCCATGATCTGCCCCCAGGCGCAGCGGATCGGGGTGGTTTACAGCCAGGAGCATTCCGGGCAGATGGTGGCCGAGGCCAGGGTCCAGGCAGCGCTGCTCGGCTTGGAGCTGGTGGCCGAGCCGCTGAGCCGGCCCCAGGATCTGCAGCCCGTCGTCCGGGGGATGGAAGGCCGGATCGATGCCTTCTGGATCATCCCGGACCCGGTGCTCTACACCCTGGACAACATCGGCTGGCTGACCAAGCGTTGCGTCCGGGATCGGCTCCCTTGTCTCGGGCCGTCCCGGAGCATTGCCTCGGTGGGGCTCCTGGCCGCCGTCGATCCGGACCACACGGCCATCGGCCATCAGGCGGCGGCCATGGCCCGGCGGCTCTTGGCCGGCGAGCCGGCCCGGGAGCTGGGCGTGGAGCCGCCCCTGGGCACCCGGCTGATCCTCAACACCAGGACCGCGGGCCGCATCGGGCTCACGCTCAACCGGGAGGCCTTGGGCCTGTCCAGCGAGATCATCGACGGCGCCGGCGAGTGA
- a CDS encoding PhnD/SsuA/transferrin family substrate-binding protein: MSLPRTRLARACALLGLLGCLLASSSPAAGVPPASFYYFNPDSPQSNLGLLKATMDGFLAEAGFPLSFQPFAHLTDFVQQLAAEPPAFLLLPSWYLERHGQDLGVRPLLAPVRQGSTSYRKVLVVARGTGPGLDGLRHRTLAMTTFGPKGRELLSEILFPAPEEPKPAFNIVVVPKDVDALFALALQHVDAALVVPENMEALAKVNPRLVQRVETVRATKPIPLPVLCYRPGVVSPERLAQLTRLFLAEETRPVRMPIMEMLGIDGWQEIPH; encoded by the coding sequence ATGAGCCTGCCTCGGACTCGCCTTGCCAGGGCTTGCGCCCTGTTGGGCCTTCTTGGCTGCTTGCTGGCGTCGTCGTCTCCGGCCGCCGGCGTCCCGCCGGCGAGCTTCTACTACTTCAATCCCGACTCACCGCAGAGCAATCTCGGCCTGCTCAAGGCCACCATGGACGGCTTTCTGGCTGAGGCCGGCTTTCCGCTGTCCTTCCAGCCCTTCGCCCACCTGACCGATTTCGTGCAGCAGCTGGCGGCCGAGCCGCCGGCCTTCCTGCTGCTGCCGTCGTGGTACCTGGAGCGCCATGGCCAGGACCTCGGGGTGCGGCCGCTTCTGGCGCCGGTGCGCCAGGGCAGCACCTCCTATCGCAAGGTCCTGGTTGTGGCCCGGGGCACCGGGCCTGGGCTCGACGGGCTGCGCCACCGCACCCTGGCCATGACCACCTTCGGGCCCAAGGGGCGGGAGCTCCTGAGTGAGATCCTTTTCCCGGCCCCGGAGGAGCCCAAGCCGGCCTTCAACATCGTGGTGGTGCCCAAGGACGTGGATGCCCTTTTCGCCTTGGCCCTGCAGCACGTGGATGCCGCCCTCGTGGTGCCGGAGAACATGGAGGCCCTGGCCAAGGTGAATCCGCGGCTGGTGCAGCGGGTGGAGACCGTGCGGGCCACAAAGCCCATCCCGCTGCCGGTCTTGTGCTACCGGCCGGGGGTGGTATCCCCCGAGCGCCTGGCACAGCTGACGAGGCTTTTTCTGGCCGAGGAGACGAGGCCGGTGCGCATGCCGATCATGGAGATGCTGGGAATCGATGGCTGGCAGGAAATCCCTCATTAG
- a CDS encoding radical SAM protein, with protein sequence MSFSPWRHWPAIFWKRRPVHLTVFVTRRCNARCPFCFYLSRPRTSDPAPELSATELEQVARSAGPLLWLALSGGEIFLRPDLPEIVGHFYRHCRPAIILLPTNGLDPEGIPAQVEAILAACPESTVVVKLSLDGPAELHDRLRGRPGALARVLATGQALAPLLDRYPHFELGVNTVFCRDNQEELAPVFDLVRGLPWVRTHTVSLVRGDTARPELKEVDLDRYQATVEWLEAEARQGEARRYRFGGAGLKAAQDLLQRRLILATARQQQRLIPCYAGRLNLVLTETGMLFPCEAFHLPMGNIRETGGDLRPLLAAPRARRVLAAIDHGGCHCTHECYFLTNILFNPRLYPQLLKEYLATGGWGRRREGQG encoded by the coding sequence ATGAGCTTTTCCCCCTGGCGCCACTGGCCGGCGATCTTCTGGAAGCGCCGGCCGGTCCATCTCACCGTCTTTGTCACCCGGCGCTGCAACGCCCGCTGCCCCTTCTGCTTCTATCTCTCCCGGCCCCGGACCAGTGATCCGGCCCCGGAGCTGTCCGCCACCGAGCTGGAGCAGGTGGCCCGCTCCGCCGGCCCGCTGCTCTGGCTGGCCCTGTCCGGCGGCGAGATCTTTCTGCGGCCGGATCTGCCCGAGATCGTGGGGCATTTCTACCGGCACTGCCGGCCGGCCATCATCCTTTTGCCCACCAACGGCCTCGATCCCGAAGGGATTCCCGCCCAGGTGGAGGCGATCCTTGCGGCCTGCCCGGAGAGCACCGTGGTGGTGAAGCTGTCCCTGGACGGCCCGGCGGAGCTCCACGACCGGCTGCGGGGCCGGCCCGGAGCCCTTGCCCGGGTGCTGGCCACCGGCCAGGCCCTGGCCCCGCTTCTGGATCGTTACCCCCATTTCGAGCTGGGGGTGAACACCGTCTTCTGCCGGGACAACCAGGAGGAGCTGGCGCCGGTCTTCGACCTGGTGCGGGGCTTGCCCTGGGTGCGGACCCACACCGTCTCCCTGGTCCGGGGTGACACCGCCCGGCCGGAGCTCAAGGAGGTGGACCTGGACCGCTACCAGGCCACGGTGGAGTGGCTGGAGGCCGAGGCCCGGCAGGGCGAGGCCCGGCGCTACCGCTTTGGCGGCGCCGGTCTGAAGGCCGCCCAGGATCTCCTGCAGCGCCGGCTGATCCTGGCCACCGCCCGGCAGCAGCAGCGCCTCATCCCCTGCTACGCCGGCCGCCTCAACCTGGTCCTGACCGAGACCGGTATGCTGTTTCCGTGCGAGGCCTTCCACCTGCCCATGGGCAACATCCGGGAGACGGGAGGCGACCTGCGGCCCCTGCTGGCCGCCCCCCGGGCCCGCCGGGTGCTGGCCGCCATCGACCATGGCGGCTGTCACTGCACCCACGAGTGCTATTTTCTGACCAACATCCTGTTCAACCCCCGCCTCTACCCGCAGCTCCTCAAGGAGTACCTGGCGACCGGCGGCTGGGGCCGCCGGCGGGAAGGGCAGGGTTGA
- a CDS encoding glycosyltransferase, translating to MIPAAPVPLSVIIPVRNGSACIDRCLQALAASRSQAREVIVVDDGSTDDTAARVARHPCQLIRLPGHQGAAAARNAGAAAARSAILFFIDADCLVLPETLTQAAAAAQAHGPGTVVGGTYTLLPADDRFWSAFQSIFIHHAETKRLAAPDYVASHAMVIHRQDLADHGGFPEPGLPILEDVALSHGLRRAGLRLVMEPRLLVRHVFDYTLARSLANAVRKSRYWTAYSLVNRDLFADSGTASLELKANVVAVLTALAALAAAGLSGSAAWLGAGAVALGLDLAVSRRLLAAFFRARGPGFGLSASLYYLTLYPLAVAAGACLGLAQARALARGR from the coding sequence GTGATCCCCGCCGCGCCCGTGCCGCTGTCGGTGATCATTCCGGTCCGCAACGGCAGCGCCTGCATCGACCGCTGCCTGCAGGCTCTGGCGGCCAGCCGCAGCCAGGCCCGGGAGGTCATCGTCGTGGATGACGGCTCCACGGACGATACCGCGGCCCGGGTTGCCCGCCATCCCTGCCAGCTCATCCGCCTGCCCGGCCACCAGGGGGCAGCAGCGGCCCGCAATGCCGGGGCGGCCGCGGCCCGGAGCGCGATCCTCTTCTTCATCGATGCCGACTGTCTGGTGCTGCCGGAGACCCTGACCCAGGCAGCGGCAGCCGCCCAGGCCCACGGCCCGGGCACGGTGGTGGGCGGCACCTACACGCTGCTGCCGGCCGACGATCGCTTCTGGAGCGCCTTCCAGTCGATCTTCATCCACCACGCCGAAACGAAGCGGCTGGCCGCACCGGACTATGTCGCGAGTCACGCTATGGTCATCCACCGGCAGGACCTGGCGGACCATGGCGGCTTTCCCGAGCCGGGCCTGCCGATCCTGGAGGATGTGGCCCTGAGCCATGGGCTGCGGCGGGCCGGCCTCCGGCTGGTCATGGAGCCGCGGCTTCTGGTGCGCCATGTCTTCGACTACACCCTGGCCCGCTCCCTGGCCAACGCCGTGCGCAAGTCGCGGTACTGGACCGCCTATTCCCTGGTGAACCGGGATCTTTTCGCCGACTCCGGCACCGCTTCCCTGGAGCTGAAGGCCAACGTCGTTGCCGTGCTGACGGCTCTGGCCGCCCTGGCCGCGGCCGGTTTGTCCGGCAGCGCCGCCTGGCTGGGGGCCGGGGCGGTCGCCCTGGGCCTGGACCTGGCGGTCAGCCGCCGGCTCTTGGCTGCCTTCTTCCGGGCCCGGGGGCCGGGCTTTGGCCTTTCGGCCAGCCTCTACTATCTGACCCTTTACCCCCTGGCGGTGGCCGCCGGCGCCTGCCTCGGCCTCGCCCAGGCCCGGGCCCTGGCCCGCGGCCGATGA